A window of the Carassius gibelio isolate Cgi1373 ecotype wild population from Czech Republic chromosome B16, carGib1.2-hapl.c, whole genome shotgun sequence genome harbors these coding sequences:
- the zgc:174935 gene encoding translation initiation factor IF-2 produces the protein MKFPALLLGFLLVCSLGIAGYIHTTRKQETHLSKQASFLDIKFRVTRDVLGEYQDQLIQMKTLIEKTKKEVDSLTKDLSIAKTFAEKKKGDIATCKGDKKRLTDETAAVESEKKQIQAEFVKEKSHWGTEAQSLKNQMEQLSTLCKYIDKTSDEGKKLCKITDEAKPKEIQEVKPKAEEPKAEQPKVNVE, from the exons ATGAAGTTCCCTGCACTGCTGTTGGGTTTCCTCCTGGTGTGTAGTTTGGGGATCGCTGGCTACATCCACACCACACGAAAGCAGGAGACCCACCTGAGCAAGCAGGCTTCATTTCTAGATATTAAGTTCAGAGTGACCAGAGATGTTCTGGGAGAATACCAAGATCAGCTGATCCAGATGAAAACACTGATAGAAAAAACGAAAAAAGAGGTGGACAGTCTAACCAAAGACCTGTCCATAGCCAAGACCTTCGCAGAGAAGAAAAAAGGTGACATTGCTACATGTAAAGGAGACAAG AAACGACTAACAGATGAAACTGCTGCTGTAGAGTCAGAAAAGAAACAAATCCAGG CTGAGTTTGTGAAGGAGAAGTCACATTGGGGAACAGAGGCCCAATCTCTAAAAAACCAAATGGAGCAGCTGAGCACCCTTTGCAAGTACATCGACAAGACGTCTGATGAGGGAAA GAAACTGTGTAAAATAACCGACGAGGCAAAGCCAAAGGAAATACAAGAGGTAAAACCCAAGGCTGAGGAACCAAAAGCCGAACAGCCAAAAGTAAATGTGGAGTGA